TTTTCCGGTGCGATATCCAGAATACGACGGAAGCCGTCGGTGGCTTTACCGCCTGCTTGCTCCGCTAAGAATGCCATAGGGTTGCATTCATACAGCAAACGCAGCTTGCCAGAAGGATGGCTTGCGGTGCTTGGGTAGATGTAGATACCACCCTTGAGCAGGTTACGATGGAAATCGGCAACCAAAGAACCAATATAGCGTGAGGTATAAGGGCGATGAGTTGCTTCGTCTTGCTCTTGGCAATACTTAATGTATTTCTTCACGCCGAGAGGGAATTTGATGTAGTTCCCTTCGTTGATGGAGTACATGTTGCCTTTTTCAGGGAAACGTACGCGTTCATGTGACAGGCAGAATACGCCCAGCGATGGGTCATAGGTAAAGGCGTGAACCCCGTTGCCAGTGGTGTATACCAGCATGGTTGAAGAGCCATAAACGACATAACCAGCGGCAACCTGACAATTTCCCGGCTGCAGGAAGTCTTCTTCGGTAACCGGCTGCCCAATTGGCGTAATGCGGCGATAGATAGAGAAAATCGTACCGACTGACACGTTAACGTCGATGTTGGAAGAACCGTCTAATGGATCCATCAAAACGACATATTTACCGTTGTTGGCGCGATCGCCCTCAAAGATAACAATATCGTCTTCTTCTTCCGATGCGATACCCGCCACCTCTCCACGCGCTTTTAAGGCGGCTTTGAGTTTTTCATTGGCATAGAGATCCAGTTTCATCTGAACCTCACCCTGCACGTTTTCCGCACCACTTGCGCCGAGAATATCCACCAGACCCGCTTTGTTGATATCGCGGTGGATAATTTTGGCACCCAGTTTAATTGCGGAGAGGAGAGCGGTTAGTTCGCCAGTAGCGTGTGGAAAATCTTGCTGCTTTTCGACGATAAACTCGCCTAAAGTTTTCATGACACATTCCCTGATTCTGCGAAGGAGTAGCGATTTTTTTACAAACCGCCAACGTTTTCGCAGCTATTCTAGCCAATGTATAAAGTGATTCCTAGGTAATTCCATTTCGCCTAAGCCGCTCACAGCGTTAGAATGTGAGCTGACTCGATGTAATCAACTGGAAACGATATGCGCATTCATATTCTTGGA
This is a stretch of genomic DNA from Hafnia alvei. It encodes these proteins:
- the fbp gene encoding class 1 fructose-bisphosphatase; the protein is MKTLGEFIVEKQQDFPHATGELTALLSAIKLGAKIIHRDINKAGLVDILGASGAENVQGEVQMKLDLYANEKLKAALKARGEVAGIASEEEDDIVIFEGDRANNGKYVVLMDPLDGSSNIDVNVSVGTIFSIYRRITPIGQPVTEEDFLQPGNCQVAAGYVVYGSSTMLVYTTGNGVHAFTYDPSLGVFCLSHERVRFPEKGNMYSINEGNYIKFPLGVKKYIKYCQEQDEATHRPYTSRYIGSLVADFHRNLLKGGIYIYPSTASHPSGKLRLLYECNPMAFLAEQAGGKATDGFRRILDIAPEKLHQRAPFFVGTSSMVEDAERFMSDFPDA